The sequence ACTTGAGCGCAACCGCCTTTTCCGTCTTGACCGCCCCGTGCGCCTTAAAGAAGCGGGTCGGCGCGAACTCGCCCAGCTTGTGACCGACCATATTCTCCGTCACGAAGACCGGAATAAACTTCTTTCCGTTGTGCACAGCGAACGTA is a genomic window of Nitrospira sp. containing:
- the rpsS gene encoding 30S ribosomal protein S19, yielding MPRSVSKGAFVDGHLLKKVEQMNQERDKKLIKTWSRRSTVVPDMIGHTFAVHNGKKFIPVFVTENMVGHKLGEFAPTRFFKAHGAVKTEKAVALK